The following proteins come from a genomic window of Alnus glutinosa chromosome 10, dhAlnGlut1.1, whole genome shotgun sequence:
- the LOC133879441 gene encoding protein FAR1-RELATED SEQUENCE 5-like, whose translation MENPSNQAFDSDESEKCLQIESYVEHDFADDDLSKDIDLCMGEVAKTLEQPNESLPSIGNVLEPYIGLEFKSRDDAREFYIAYGRRTGFAVRIHHNRRSRINNMIIGQDFVCSKEGFRERKYTYRKDRVLPPPPITREGCPAMLRLALRDGEKWVVTKFIKEHNHSLLSPSKVPWRGSGKSMISEDEKDQRIRELTLELNNERQRCKRRCAAYEEQLHLVLKYIEEHTGHMARTVQDIVQNIRELENEQQEDTGIL comes from the exons ATGGAAAACCCAAGTAATCAAGCATTTGATTCAGATGAGAGTGAAAAGTGTTTGCAAATCGAAAGCTATGTTGAGCATGATTTTGCTGATGATGACCTTTCCAAAGATATTGATTTATGCATGGGGGAAGTTGCTAAGACACTAGAACAACCGAACGAAAGTTTACCTTCAATAGGCAATGTCTTAGAACCATATATTGGCCTGGAGTTCAAGTCCAGAGATGATGCTCGAGAATTTTATATTGCATATGGTAGGCGTACTGGGTTTGCTGTACGCATTCATCATAATCGACGCTCACGAATAAATAACATGATTATTGGTCAAGATTTTGTTTGTTCAAAAGAAGGTTTTCGTGAAAGGAAGTACACATACAGGAAAGATAGAGTTCTTCCTCCGCCGCCTATCACCAGAGAAGGCTGCCCTGCGATGCTGAGGCTAGCTCTAAGGGATGGAGAAAAGTGGGTTGtcacaaaatttataaaagagcACAATCACTCATTATTATCTCCAAGTAAAGTTCCATGGCGAGGATCTGGAAAAAGTATGATAAGTGAG GATGAGAAGGATCAAAGAATTCGAGAGCTGACCCTTGAACTTAACAATGAGAGACAACGATGTAAACGCCGTTGTGCGGCTTACGAGGAGCAGTTACATCTGGTGTTGAAGTATATTGAAGAGCACACTGGCCACATGGCAAGAACAGTTCAAGATATAGTTCAGAACATTAGGGAACTTGAGAATGAGCAGCAGGAGGACACTGGTATTTTATAG
- the LOC133880677 gene encoding uncharacterized CRM domain-containing protein At3g25440, chloroplastic isoform X1 gives MVVRVLASVGLSKSHPYKSLFSNAFFFAAFFSKSPLHKTSMNNITCKVFGREQSASEQLFGINVFPFVGHRWIHSDPFLKLADKVVEPLKQSEKSTTAGSGGDAKVKRKKLKGKRAVVKWLKFFRWKKKKQYERMTAEEKVLYKLRKAQKKEERLVEALKKTEPKETSETTHDPEILTPEEHFFFLKMGLKCKNYVPVGRRGIYQGVILNMHLHWKKHQTLQVIVKTFSPEEVKEIAAELARLTGGIVLDIHEENTIIMYRGKNYSQPPTEIMSPRVTLSRKKALDKSKYRDGLRAVRKYIPKLEQDLELLQEQAKNMAENKTDAGKENEGTEIGNIYSGPGSCSNFQLKNSDKLKEILDGDKECSEDDSIMDTGMASDSEDLSDIFETESDTETENKVEQPLYLDEFEKFPVESDKEPEDFEEHLRQISIDSRKAKALEKNSDLPNFDEVDQIFLRAALLLKKKRR, from the exons ATGGTGGTTAGGGTTTTAGCTTCAGTGGGTCTCTCTAAATCTCACCCCTACAAGAGTCTTTTCTCCAATGCTTTCTTCTTCGCGGCCTTCTTCTCCAAATCCCCACTTCACAAGACCAG CATGAATAATATTACATGCAAGGTCTTTGGCCGGGAACAATCTGCTTCTGAGCAACTCTTTGGTATAAACGTCTTTCCATTTGTGGGGCATCGATGGATTCATTCAGACCCATTTTTAAAATTGGCTGACAAAGTTGTTGAACCACTGAAGCAGTCAGAAAAAAGCACAACTGCTGGCAGTGGTGGTGATGCTAAAGTGAAGAGGAAAAAGCTCAAGGGCAAAAGAGCAGTTGTAAAGTGGCTGAAGTTCTTCaggtggaagaagaagaaacagtaTGAAAGAATGACTGCAGAAGAAAAAGTTCTCTACAAATTAAGGAAA GctcaaaagaaagaggaaagactTGTTGAAGCTCTGAAGAAGACTGAGCCTAAAGAGACATCAGAGACAACCCATGATCCAGAGATATTGACACCCGAAGAGCACTTCTTCTTTCTGAAGATGGGTCTCAAGTGCAAGAATTATGTGCCTGTTGGAAGACGGGGAATCTACCAGGGTGTAATTCTGAACATGCATCTGCATTGGAAAAAACATCAGACTCTGCAGGTGATCGTCAAGACATTTTCACCAGAGGAGGTCAAGGAGATTGCTGCTGAGCTGGCAAGATTGACCGGAGGAATCGTGCTTGACATTCATGAAGAGAACACAATTATTATGTACAGAGGGAAGAACTATTCTCAGCCACCAACAGAGATAATGTCACCTCGGGTCACTCTCTCCAGGAAGAAG GCTTTGGATAAATCCAAATATAGGGATGGCCTCCGAGCTGTTAGAAAATATATTCCAAAACTTGAACAGGACCTTGAATTGCTTCAAGAGCAGGCCAAAAATATGGCTGAAAATAAAACTGATGCTGGTAAAGAGAATGAAGGAACTGAAATTGGAAATATTTACTCTGGCCCTGGGAGCTGttcaaactttcaattaaaGAATTCTGATAAGCTGAAAGAAATCTTGGATGGAGACAAGGAATGCTCTGAGGATGATTCTATTATGGATACAGGTATGGCATCAGATTCTGAAGATCTATCAGATATTTTCGAAACTGAATCTGACACAGAGACTGAGAATAAGGTGGAACAACCTCTTTATTTGGATGAGTTTGAAAAATTCCCAGTTGAAAGTGATAAAGAACCTGAAGATTTTGAGGAGCACCTTCGCCAAATATCTATAGACTCAAGAAAAGCAAAAGCACTGGAGAAAAATTCGGACTTACCAAATTTTGATGAGGTTGATCAGATATTTTTGCGTGCTGCTTTGcttttgaagaaaaagagacg ATAA
- the LOC133880677 gene encoding uncharacterized CRM domain-containing protein At3g25440, chloroplastic isoform X3 gives MSLTFIEFFNSWTGDFFQWMYKSCDGSSSSCLSVDEEVFGREQSASEQLFGINVFPFVGHRWIHSDPFLKLADKVVEPLKQSEKSTTAGSGGDAKVKRKKLKGKRAVVKWLKFFRWKKKKQYERMTAEEKVLYKLRKAQKKEERLVEALKKTEPKETSETTHDPEILTPEEHFFFLKMGLKCKNYVPVGRRGIYQGVILNMHLHWKKHQTLQVIVKTFSPEEVKEIAAELARLTGGIVLDIHEENTIIMYRGKNYSQPPTEIMSPRVTLSRKKALDKSKYRDGLRAVRKYIPKLEQDLELLQEQAKNMAENKTDAGKENEGTEIGNIYSGPGSCSNFQLKNSDKLKEILDGDKECSEDDSIMDTGMASDSEDLSDIFETESDTETENKVEQPLYLDEFEKFPVESDKEPEDFEEHLRQISIDSRKAKALEKNSDLPNFDEVDQIFLRAALLLKKKRR, from the exons ATGAGTCTAACATTTATAGAATTTTTCAATAGTTGGACTGGGGATTTTTTTCAATGGATGTATAAATCTTGTGATGGGTCTTCTTCTTCCTGTCTCTCTGTCGATGAAGAG GTCTTTGGCCGGGAACAATCTGCTTCTGAGCAACTCTTTGGTATAAACGTCTTTCCATTTGTGGGGCATCGATGGATTCATTCAGACCCATTTTTAAAATTGGCTGACAAAGTTGTTGAACCACTGAAGCAGTCAGAAAAAAGCACAACTGCTGGCAGTGGTGGTGATGCTAAAGTGAAGAGGAAAAAGCTCAAGGGCAAAAGAGCAGTTGTAAAGTGGCTGAAGTTCTTCaggtggaagaagaagaaacagtaTGAAAGAATGACTGCAGAAGAAAAAGTTCTCTACAAATTAAGGAAA GctcaaaagaaagaggaaagactTGTTGAAGCTCTGAAGAAGACTGAGCCTAAAGAGACATCAGAGACAACCCATGATCCAGAGATATTGACACCCGAAGAGCACTTCTTCTTTCTGAAGATGGGTCTCAAGTGCAAGAATTATGTGCCTGTTGGAAGACGGGGAATCTACCAGGGTGTAATTCTGAACATGCATCTGCATTGGAAAAAACATCAGACTCTGCAGGTGATCGTCAAGACATTTTCACCAGAGGAGGTCAAGGAGATTGCTGCTGAGCTGGCAAGATTGACCGGAGGAATCGTGCTTGACATTCATGAAGAGAACACAATTATTATGTACAGAGGGAAGAACTATTCTCAGCCACCAACAGAGATAATGTCACCTCGGGTCACTCTCTCCAGGAAGAAG GCTTTGGATAAATCCAAATATAGGGATGGCCTCCGAGCTGTTAGAAAATATATTCCAAAACTTGAACAGGACCTTGAATTGCTTCAAGAGCAGGCCAAAAATATGGCTGAAAATAAAACTGATGCTGGTAAAGAGAATGAAGGAACTGAAATTGGAAATATTTACTCTGGCCCTGGGAGCTGttcaaactttcaattaaaGAATTCTGATAAGCTGAAAGAAATCTTGGATGGAGACAAGGAATGCTCTGAGGATGATTCTATTATGGATACAGGTATGGCATCAGATTCTGAAGATCTATCAGATATTTTCGAAACTGAATCTGACACAGAGACTGAGAATAAGGTGGAACAACCTCTTTATTTGGATGAGTTTGAAAAATTCCCAGTTGAAAGTGATAAAGAACCTGAAGATTTTGAGGAGCACCTTCGCCAAATATCTATAGACTCAAGAAAAGCAAAAGCACTGGAGAAAAATTCGGACTTACCAAATTTTGATGAGGTTGATCAGATATTTTTGCGTGCTGCTTTGcttttgaagaaaaagagacg ATAA
- the LOC133880677 gene encoding uncharacterized CRM domain-containing protein At3g25440, chloroplastic isoform X4 — protein MCLNITSQCNSMNNITCKVFGREQSASEQLFGINVFPFVGHRWIHSDPFLKLADKVVEPLKQSEKSTTAGSGGDAKVKRKKLKGKRAVVKWLKFFRWKKKKQYERMTAEEKVLYKLRKAQKKEERLVEALKKTEPKETSETTHDPEILTPEEHFFFLKMGLKCKNYVPVGRRGIYQGVILNMHLHWKKHQTLQVIVKTFSPEEVKEIAAELARLTGGIVLDIHEENTIIMYRGKNYSQPPTEIMSPRVTLSRKKALDKSKYRDGLRAVRKYIPKLEQDLELLQEQAKNMAENKTDAGKENEGTEIGNIYSGPGSCSNFQLKNSDKLKEILDGDKECSEDDSIMDTGMASDSEDLSDIFETESDTETENKVEQPLYLDEFEKFPVESDKEPEDFEEHLRQISIDSRKAKALEKNSDLPNFDEVDQIFLRAALLLKKKRR, from the exons ATGTGCTTGAACATTACCTCACAGTGCAATAGCATGAATAATATTACATGCAAGGTCTTTGGCCGGGAACAATCTGCTTCTGAGCAACTCTTTGGTATAAACGTCTTTCCATTTGTGGGGCATCGATGGATTCATTCAGACCCATTTTTAAAATTGGCTGACAAAGTTGTTGAACCACTGAAGCAGTCAGAAAAAAGCACAACTGCTGGCAGTGGTGGTGATGCTAAAGTGAAGAGGAAAAAGCTCAAGGGCAAAAGAGCAGTTGTAAAGTGGCTGAAGTTCTTCaggtggaagaagaagaaacagtaTGAAAGAATGACTGCAGAAGAAAAAGTTCTCTACAAATTAAGGAAA GctcaaaagaaagaggaaagactTGTTGAAGCTCTGAAGAAGACTGAGCCTAAAGAGACATCAGAGACAACCCATGATCCAGAGATATTGACACCCGAAGAGCACTTCTTCTTTCTGAAGATGGGTCTCAAGTGCAAGAATTATGTGCCTGTTGGAAGACGGGGAATCTACCAGGGTGTAATTCTGAACATGCATCTGCATTGGAAAAAACATCAGACTCTGCAGGTGATCGTCAAGACATTTTCACCAGAGGAGGTCAAGGAGATTGCTGCTGAGCTGGCAAGATTGACCGGAGGAATCGTGCTTGACATTCATGAAGAGAACACAATTATTATGTACAGAGGGAAGAACTATTCTCAGCCACCAACAGAGATAATGTCACCTCGGGTCACTCTCTCCAGGAAGAAG GCTTTGGATAAATCCAAATATAGGGATGGCCTCCGAGCTGTTAGAAAATATATTCCAAAACTTGAACAGGACCTTGAATTGCTTCAAGAGCAGGCCAAAAATATGGCTGAAAATAAAACTGATGCTGGTAAAGAGAATGAAGGAACTGAAATTGGAAATATTTACTCTGGCCCTGGGAGCTGttcaaactttcaattaaaGAATTCTGATAAGCTGAAAGAAATCTTGGATGGAGACAAGGAATGCTCTGAGGATGATTCTATTATGGATACAGGTATGGCATCAGATTCTGAAGATCTATCAGATATTTTCGAAACTGAATCTGACACAGAGACTGAGAATAAGGTGGAACAACCTCTTTATTTGGATGAGTTTGAAAAATTCCCAGTTGAAAGTGATAAAGAACCTGAAGATTTTGAGGAGCACCTTCGCCAAATATCTATAGACTCAAGAAAAGCAAAAGCACTGGAGAAAAATTCGGACTTACCAAATTTTGATGAGGTTGATCAGATATTTTTGCGTGCTGCTTTGcttttgaagaaaaagagacg ATAA
- the LOC133880677 gene encoding uncharacterized CRM domain-containing protein At3g25440, chloroplastic isoform X2, translated as MVVRVLASVGLSKSHPYKSLFSNAFFFAAFFSKSPLHKTSMNNITCKVFGREQSASEQLFGINVFPFVGHRWIHSDPFLKLADKVVEPLKQSEKSTTAGSGGDAKVKRKKLKGKRAVVKWLKFFRWKKKKQYERMTAEEKVLYKLRKAQKKEERLVEALKKTEPKETSETTHDPEILTPEEHFFFLKMGLKCKNYVPVGRRGIYQGVILNMHLHWKKHQTLQVIVKTFSPEEVKEIAAELARLTGGIVLDIHEENTIIMYRGKNYSQPPTEIMSPRVTLSRKKALDKSKYRDGLRAVRKYIPKLEQDLELLQEQAKNMAENKTDAGKENEGTEIGNIYSGPGSCSNFQLKNSDKLKEILDGDKECSEDDSIMDTGMASDSEDLSDIFETESDTETENKVEQPLYLDEFEKFPVESDKEPEDFEEHLRQISIDSRKAKALEKNSDLPNFDEVDQIFLRAALLLKKKRR; from the exons ATGGTGGTTAGGGTTTTAGCTTCAGTGGGTCTCTCTAAATCTCACCCCTACAAGAGTCTTTTCTCCAATGCTTTCTTCTTCGCGGCCTTCTTCTCCAAATCCCCACTTCACAAGACCAG CATGAATAATATTACATGCAAGGTCTTTGGCCGGGAACAATCTGCTTCTGAGCAACTCTTTGGTATAAACGTCTTTCCATTTGTGGGGCATCGATGGATTCATTCAGACCCATTTTTAAAATTGGCTGACAAAGTTGTTGAACCACTGAAGCAGTCAGAAAAAAGCACAACTGCTGGCAGTGGTGGTGATGCTAAAGTGAAGAGGAAAAAGCTCAAGGGCAAAAGAGCAGTTGTAAAGTGGCTGAAGTTCTTCaggtggaagaagaagaaacagtaTGAAAGAATGACTGCAGAAGAAAAAGTTCTCTACAAATTAAGGAAA GctcaaaagaaagaggaaagactTGTTGAAGCTCTGAAGAAGACTGAGCCTAAAGAGACATCAGAGACAACCCATGATCCAGAGATATTGACACCCGAAGAGCACTTCTTCTTTCTGAAGATGGGTCTCAAGTGCAAGAATTATGTGCCTGTTGGAAGACGGGGAATCTACCAGGGTGTAATTCTGAACATGCATCTGCATTGGAAAAAACATCAGACTCTGCAGGTGATCGTCAAGACATTTTCACCAGAGGAGGTCAAGGAGATTGCTGCTGAGCTGGCAAGATTGACCGGAGGAATCGTGCTTGACATTCATGAAGAGAACACAATTATTATGTACAGAGGGAAGAACTATTCTCAGCCACCAACAGAGATAATGTCACCTCGGGTCACTCTCTCCAGGAAGAAG GCTTTGGATAAATCCAAATATAGGGATGGCCTCCGAGCTGTTAGAAAATATATTCCAAAACTTGAACAGGACCTTGAATTGCTTCAAGAGCAGGCCAAAAATATGGCTGAAAATAAAACTGATGCTGGTAAAGAGAATGAAGGAACTGAAATTGGAAATATTTACTCTGGCCCTGGGAGCTGttcaaactttcaattaaaGAATTCTGATAAGCTGAAAGAAATCTTGGATGGAGACAAGGAATGCTCTGAGGATGATTCTATTATGGATACAGGTATGGCATCAGATTCTGAAGATCTATCAGATATTTTCGAAACTGAATCTGACACAGAGACTGAGAATAAGGTGGAACAACCTCTTTATTTGGATGAGTTTGAAAAATTCCCAGTTGAAAGTGATAAAGAACCTGAAGATTTTGAGGAGCACCTTCGCCAAATATCTATAGACTCAAGAAAAGCAAAAGCACTGGAGAAAAATTCGGACTTACCAAATTTTGATGAGGTTGATCAGATATTTTTGCGTGCTGCTTTGcttttgaagaaaaagagacgGTAG
- the LOC133879792 gene encoding subtilisin-like protease 3, which yields MIIMNTQVDGYTVMPERYILPATLVSHAAGLKIKDYVKSTKAPTATILFKGTVIGGDKPSAPSVASFSSRGPNTLSPGIMKPDIIRPGVNIIAAWPVPVESNINSQPKFNLMSGTSMACPHLSGIAALLKNSHPDWSPAAIKSAIMTTADDTLTGGENPITDENLLPADILATGSGHVNPSKANDPGLIYDIHPDDYIPYLCGLNYDDEMVGAILHTTRAGDIKCSEVKSIPEAQLNYPTFAITLVSSSDTQTYTRMVTNVGRANSTYSVDVFAPRGIGGINVTPAEMTFTEVNQTATYTVTFIPTSDAVKPQGFAQGYLIWVPDHYSVKTPISVTYV from the exons ATGATTATCATGAACACACAGGTTGACGGCTACACTGTTATGCCTGAACGTTACATACTTCCCGCTACACTGGTTAGCCATGCTGCAGGGTTGAAAATCAAAGACTACGTCAAGTCAACTAAGGCACCAACAGCCACAATCTTGTTTAAAGGAACTGTGATTGGTGGGGATAAGCCATCGGCTCCATCAGTCGCCTCCTTTTCTTCCAGAGGCCCAAACACACTGAGCCCGGGGATTATGAAACCAGACATTATCAGACCCGGCGTTAACATTATAGCGGCATGGCCAGTTCCTGTGGAGAGCAACATTAATTCGCAACCAAAATTTAATTTGATGTCCGGCACCTCAATGGCATGCCCTCacc ttagtgGCATTGCAGCTTTACTCAAGAATTCACACCCTGATTGGTCGCCCGCTGCCATCAAGTCTGCAATCATGACCACCGCCGACGACACACTAACCGGGGGAGAAAATCCCATTACCGACGAAAATCTTCTTCCCGCCGATATCCTTGCCACCGGCTCTGGCCATGTTAACCCATCAAAAGCAAACGATCCGGGGCTTATTTACGACATCCACCCTGATGATTACATTCCTTATTTATGTGGTTTGAATTACGATGATGAAATGGTAGGGGCTATTCTGCATACGACACGCGCGGGGGATATCAAGTGCTCAGAAGTGAAAAGCATACCTGAAGCACAACTGAATTATCCTACGTTTGCAATTACACTGGTGTCTAGTAGTGACACTCAGACTTACACAAGGATGGTGACAAATGTGGGGCGAGCTAACTCGACTTACAGTGTGGATGTTTTTGCGCCTCGAGGGATAGGCGGCATAAACGTAACACCTGCAGAGATGACATTCACAGAGGTGAACCAGACGGCGACTTACACAGTGACATTCATCCCAACAAGCGACGCTGTCAAGCCGCAGGGTTTTGCTCAGGGATATCTCATATGGGTTCCTGATCACTACTCCGTTAAAACCCCAATATCTGTCACTTACGTATGA
- the LOC133880669 gene encoding subtilisin-like protease 4: MNNMEYSNDDMEKWYASFLPDDALNNIESSEDDQQQPRMVYSYRHVASGFAARLTAEEVKAMEKKDGFISALPERILPLQTTHSPEFLGLSMQEPGFWQGSNFGKGVIIGVLDSGILPSHPSFSDDGVPPPPAKWKGKCEFNGTNCNNKIIGARVFRAGTKITGPTQFDDSGHGTHTASTAAGNFVNDAAALWNAKGTAAGIAPYAHLAIYKICYNNGCGESDILAALDSAIDDGVDVISISIAGGPAPFYQDGLALGAFRAIQKGIFVSCSAGNSGPNHSTSMNLAPWILTVGASTIDRNIRATAKLGNGEEYDGESQVQPQDFNPTTLLPLVYAGDFDDPPSAVCDPPTLAKIDVKGKIVLCESGWIGGNNKSKAVSAAGGAAMIIINSQVDGYTVMPDHYVLPATQVSHAAGLKIKDYIKSTKAPTATILFKGTVIGGDKPSAPSVASFSSRGPNTLSPGIMKPDIIGPGVNIIAAWPVPVESNINSQPTFNLMSGTSMSCPHLSGIAALLKNSHPDWSPAAIKSAIMTTADDTLTGGENPITDENLLPADILATGSGHVNPSKANDPGLVYDIHPDDYIPYLCGLNYDDQMMAAIVAGDIKCSEVKSIPEAQLNYPAFAITLGSSSDTQTYTRTVTNVGRANSTYSPVVFPPRGIGGINVTPAEMTFTEMNQTATYTVTFIPTSDAVKPQGFAEGYLIWVSDHYSVKSPISVTYV; this comes from the exons ATGAATAATATGGAATATTCAAATGATGATATGGAGAAGTGGTATGCGTCATTTTTACCGGATGATGCTTTAAACAATATAGAAAGCTCGGAGGATGATCAGCAGCAGCCACGCATGGTTTATTCGTACCGACATGTGGCGAGTGGTTTTGCAGCAAGATTAACAGCTGAGGAAGTGAAAGCCATGGAGAAGAAGGACGGATTCATTTCGGCGTTGCCGGAAAGGATTCTGCCGTTGCAAACAACTCACAGTCCTGAGTTCTTGGGGTTGAGCATGCAGGAGCCGGGATTTTGGCAAGGCTCCAATTTTGGAAAGGGTGTTATTATCGGAGTTTTGGACAGCGGGATATTGCCGAGTCATCCTTCGTTTAGCGACGACGGAGTGCCTCCCCCGCCGGCGAAATGGAAAGGCAAGTGTGAATTCAATGGCACAAATTGTAACAACAAAATAATTGGCGCGAGAGTTTTCCGAGCAGGAACAAAGATAACGGGACCTACACAATTTGATGATTCAGGCCACGGCACCCACACAGCCAGTACTGCAGCTGGGAATTTTGTAAACGATGCCGCTGCATTATGGAATGCTAAGGGTACTGCAGCTGGGATTGCACCTTACGCGCACTTAGCAATCTACAAAATATGCTACAATAACGGTTGCGGTGAAAGCGACATTTTAGCCGCGCTTGACTCTGCCATTGATGATGGTGTGGATGTGATTTCCATTTCTATTGCCGGAGGCCCCGCTCCTTTCTACCAAGACGGCCTTGCACTGGGTGCATTCCGTGCAATCCAAAAGGGAATTTTTGTGAGCTGTTCTGCCGGGAATAGTGGTCCCAACCATAGTACTTCAATGAACTTGGCCCCATGGATTCTCACAGTTGGAGCAAGCACCATAGACAGAAACATAAGGGCGACAGCAAAGCTTGGAAATGGGGAAGAATATGATGGTGAATCCCAAGTCCAGCCTCAAGATTTCAATCCAACCACATTGTTGCCTCTTGTTTATGCGGGTGATTTTG ATGACCCGCCTTCGGCTGTATGCGACCCGCCTACATTGGCAAAGATTGACGTGAAAGGAAAGATAGTGTTATGTGAATCTGGTTGGATCGGAGGAAATAACAAAAGTAAAGCAGTTTCAGCTGCTGGTGGAGCTGCCATGATTATCATCAACTCACAGGTTGACGGCTACACTGTTATGCCTGACCATTACGTACTTCCCGCTACACAGGTTAGCCATGCTGCAGGGTTGAAaatcaaagactacatcaagTCAACCAAGGCACCAACAGCCACAATCTTGTTTAAAGGAACTGTGATTGGTGGGGATAAGCCATCGGCTCCATCAGTCGCCTCCTTTTCTTCTAGAGGCCCAAACACGCTGAGCCCAGGGATTATGAAACCAGACATTATCGGACCCGGCGTTAACATTATAGCGGCATGGCCAGTTCCTGTGGAGAGCAACATTAATTCGCAACCAACATTTAATTTGATGTCCGGCACCTCAATGTCATGCCCTCACCTTAGTGGCATTGCAGCTTTACTCAAGAATTCACACCCTGATTGGTCGCCCGCTGCCATCAAGTCTGCAATCATGACCACCGCTGACGACACACTAACCGGGGGAGAAAATCCCATTACCGACGAAAATCTTCTTCCCGCCGATATCCTTGCCACCGGCTCTGGCCATGTTAACCCATCAAAAGCAAACGATCCGGGGCTTGTTTACGACATCCACCCTGATGATTACATTCCTTATTTATGTGGTTTGAATTACGATGATCAAATGATGGCGGCTATTGTGGCGGGGGATATCAAGTGCTCAGAAGTGAAAAGCATACCTGAAGCACAACTGAATTATCCTGCGTTTGCAATTACACTGGGGTCTAGTAGTGACACTCAAACTTACACACGGACGGTGACAAATGTGGGGCGAGCTAACTCGACTTACAGTCCAGTTGTTTTTCCGCCTCGAGGGATAGGCGGCATAAACGTAACACCTGCAGAGATGACATTCACAGAGATGAACCAGACGGCGACTTACACAGTGACGTTCATCCCAACAAGCGACGCTGTCAAGCCGCAGGGTTTTGCTGAGGGATATCTCATATGGGTTTCTGATCACTACTCCGTTAAAAGTCCAATATCTGTCACTTACGTATGA